A window of Fluoribacter dumoffii NY 23 contains these coding sequences:
- a CDS encoding 2-oxoacid:ferredoxin oxidoreductase subunit beta → MSNNYKREDFANANEVRWCPGCGDYAILMALQKILPDLGLPPEQHVFVSGIGCAGRLPYYMNTYGFHTIHGRATAVATGLKVLREDLCVWVITGDGDALSIGGNHLLHILRRNVNVNILLFNNQVYGLTKGQFSPTSQKGQVTKTSPKGVTNEPVNPLTLALAAGAGFVARAVDKDPVHLGSLLKKAQEHQGCSFVEIYQDCNIFNHGAFDEFALKSNRAQNTVLLEEGQPLLFGAQKEKALQLQGEQFVHVSAEEGSYRHNAGSFTEAMRLASLSFPEHPVPLGVYYQKKRDLFALPQEIRKTVNDLPELFRAKATWHQN, encoded by the coding sequence ATGAGCAATAACTATAAGCGTGAAGATTTTGCCAATGCAAATGAAGTTCGTTGGTGTCCTGGATGCGGTGATTATGCCATTTTAATGGCCCTGCAAAAAATTCTGCCTGATTTGGGATTGCCTCCGGAACAGCATGTTTTTGTTTCAGGAATAGGATGTGCAGGGAGATTACCTTATTACATGAATACTTATGGTTTCCACACCATTCATGGCCGGGCTACAGCAGTTGCAACCGGATTAAAAGTCCTTCGTGAGGATCTGTGTGTTTGGGTAATTACTGGAGATGGGGATGCTTTAAGCATTGGTGGTAACCATTTGCTTCATATTTTGCGCCGAAATGTAAATGTGAATATTTTGCTATTCAATAACCAGGTTTATGGGTTAACAAAAGGACAATTTTCACCCACATCACAAAAGGGGCAAGTAACCAAAACATCTCCCAAGGGGGTAACTAACGAGCCAGTTAATCCACTTACTTTGGCTTTAGCAGCCGGCGCTGGTTTTGTAGCACGCGCTGTTGACAAAGATCCCGTTCATTTAGGGTCTCTGTTAAAGAAAGCCCAGGAACATCAAGGCTGTTCTTTTGTAGAAATTTACCAGGATTGTAATATTTTTAACCATGGTGCTTTTGATGAGTTTGCGTTAAAAAGTAATCGGGCTCAAAACACCGTCTTATTGGAAGAAGGACAACCCCTGCTATTTGGTGCACAGAAAGAAAAAGCCTTACAGTTACAAGGCGAGCAATTCGTCCATGTCTCTGCGGAAGAGGGGAGTTACCGACATAATGCAGGGAGTTTTACTGAAGCAATGCGTCTTGCGTCTTTATCTTTTCCTGAACATCCAGTTCCTTTAGGGGTTTATTATCAAAAAAAGCGGGATTTGTTTGCTCTTCCCCAAGAGATAAGAAAGACTGTAAATGATTTACCTGAGCTGTTTCGAGCTAAAGCTACCTGGCACCAAAACTAG
- a CDS encoding Bax inhibitor-1/YccA family protein: MNRNNVTVLTQRESVLSSNKVLRNTYLLLGLTFIFSGFMAFLSLASGARPMNPLLMIVGVYGLMFLTQALRNSVWGLVSVFAFTGFLGYTLGPVLNFYISNFSNGPQLIATALGGTGIIFFALSGYALTTKKDFSFLGGFLFVAMMVVLLAMIAGIFIQMPALQLAISAAFILISSGLILMQTSAIIHEGETNYISATVGLFVSIYNLFVSLLNILSAFSGRD; the protein is encoded by the coding sequence ATGAACCGAAATAATGTTACCGTGCTCACCCAACGTGAGTCAGTACTTTCGAGCAATAAGGTACTACGCAATACTTATCTGTTATTAGGTCTGACATTTATATTTAGTGGGTTTATGGCATTTTTATCGCTTGCAAGCGGCGCACGCCCCATGAATCCTCTTCTCATGATAGTTGGCGTTTATGGTTTAATGTTTTTGACCCAAGCATTAAGAAACAGTGTATGGGGATTAGTCAGTGTTTTTGCCTTTACCGGTTTCCTGGGGTATACCTTAGGCCCAGTCCTTAATTTTTACATAAGCAACTTTTCTAATGGACCCCAATTAATAGCCACTGCCCTTGGCGGTACCGGTATCATTTTCTTTGCATTATCCGGTTATGCCTTAACCACCAAAAAAGATTTCAGCTTCCTTGGAGGATTTCTCTTTGTGGCTATGATGGTTGTTTTATTGGCGATGATTGCGGGAATTTTCATTCAAATGCCAGCTTTACAATTAGCCATCTCAGCTGCTTTTATCCTTATTTCTTCAGGTTTAATCCTCATGCAAACCAGTGCGATTATTCATGAAGGTGAAACCAATTATATTTCCGCTACAGTTGGTCTTTTTGTATCAATTTATAACTTGTTCGTCAGCTTGCTTAATATATTAAGCGCGTTTTCAGGCCGTGACTAG
- a CDS encoding carbon-nitrogen hydrolase family protein codes for MARAALVQMVSSANTAENLQQAEQLLKQARDNEADLVLLPENFAFMGLHEQDKLAISEVYGVGPIQERLSRLAKELRLWVIAGTIPLKSNGSKVRASCLVYDDQGKCAARYDKIHLFDVKVSSGEAYQESMSIERGHDLALVETPIGKIGLTVCYDLRFPELYQLLMLEGAQLFTVPSAFTAVTGLAHWEILLRARAIENLCYVLAANQGGQHENGRSTFGHSMIIDPWGRILTQKEKGPGIVVADIDLHNQKELRQNFPCLDHHVLNL; via the coding sequence ATGGCACGGGCAGCATTGGTACAAATGGTTTCTTCGGCAAATACAGCTGAGAATTTGCAACAGGCGGAACAACTCCTGAAACAAGCCCGTGATAATGAGGCTGATCTTGTGCTGTTGCCTGAAAATTTTGCCTTTATGGGACTTCATGAGCAGGATAAATTAGCGATAAGTGAAGTTTATGGGGTTGGTCCAATACAAGAACGGCTCAGCCGATTAGCAAAAGAATTACGCTTGTGGGTCATTGCGGGTACTATTCCTCTTAAAAGTAACGGTTCAAAAGTTCGCGCCAGTTGCTTGGTTTATGATGATCAAGGTAAATGTGCAGCACGCTATGATAAAATTCATTTATTTGACGTCAAAGTTTCCTCAGGAGAGGCCTATCAGGAATCAATGTCCATTGAAAGGGGGCATGACCTGGCTTTGGTAGAAACTCCAATTGGCAAAATAGGATTGACTGTTTGTTATGACTTGCGTTTTCCGGAACTTTATCAACTGCTTATGCTCGAAGGTGCGCAATTGTTTACAGTTCCTTCTGCGTTTACCGCGGTAACTGGTCTTGCCCATTGGGAGATATTGCTACGCGCACGTGCGATTGAAAATCTTTGTTATGTTTTGGCAGCAAATCAGGGGGGGCAACACGAAAACGGACGTTCTACTTTTGGCCACAGCATGATAATTGATCCTTGGGGACGTATATTGACCCAAAAAGAAAAGGGTCCTGGAATCGTAGTGGCAGATATCGATTTACACAATCAGAAGGAATTACGTCAAAACTTCCCCTGTTTGGATCATCATGTATTAAACTTATAA
- the tldD gene encoding metalloprotease TldD, which translates to MTEALTTAKKILLAPAALDETGIEKLFRTMMSHHIDDADLYFQSCSYESWYLEDSVVKSGSFSLDRGVGIRAVSGDKTGFAYCDDILLPSMLRAADAARSIALTGSKPIQSIHVKGAAITRYQGLNPIEGMSKQEKIALLEAIDKEARRIDPRVIQVNASLSGCYEVVMVAGMHGQMIADVRPLVSINVSVIVEDKNGKRESARSGGGGRVPYSYFLEKENALSYAREAVREALINLEAQPAPAGTMPVVLGPGWPGVLLHEAVGHGLEGDFNRKGLSAFSGRIGQQVAAPGVTVVDDGTLKDRRGSITIDDEGTPSQCTTLIENGILVNYMQDKLNAKLMGMQSTGNCRRESYAHVPMPRMTNTYMLAGQHDPEEIIRSVQRGLYAVNFGGGQVDITSGQFVFSASEAYLIENGKITAPVKGATLIGNGPDVMKKISMIGNDLGLDRGIGVCGKEGQSVPVGVGQPTLKIDALTVGGTS; encoded by the coding sequence ATGACAGAAGCCCTTACTACAGCAAAAAAAATCTTACTAGCTCCTGCAGCATTAGATGAAACGGGTATAGAAAAATTATTTAGAACCATGATGAGTCACCATATTGATGACGCAGATCTTTATTTCCAAAGTTGCAGCTACGAATCCTGGTATTTGGAAGACTCTGTAGTGAAAAGCGGTAGTTTTTCCTTAGATAGAGGTGTTGGCATTCGAGCAGTTAGTGGTGATAAAACCGGCTTTGCCTATTGTGATGACATTTTGTTACCTTCGATGTTGCGAGCGGCTGATGCGGCGCGCTCTATTGCATTAACTGGATCCAAACCCATTCAATCCATTCATGTTAAAGGCGCTGCCATAACCCGCTATCAAGGATTAAATCCTATTGAAGGCATGAGTAAACAAGAAAAAATTGCCTTATTAGAGGCGATTGATAAAGAAGCCCGCCGTATTGATCCGCGTGTAATCCAGGTTAATGCTTCACTAAGTGGTTGTTATGAAGTCGTTATGGTGGCTGGGATGCATGGGCAAATGATTGCGGATGTCAGGCCATTGGTAAGTATTAATGTGAGCGTTATTGTGGAAGATAAGAATGGGAAACGGGAATCTGCCCGCTCTGGAGGGGGTGGCCGCGTACCTTACTCCTATTTTCTCGAAAAGGAGAATGCCTTAAGTTATGCACGTGAAGCAGTGCGCGAAGCTTTGATAAATCTTGAAGCACAACCTGCACCTGCGGGAACAATGCCTGTGGTTTTGGGACCAGGTTGGCCGGGTGTTTTATTGCATGAGGCAGTAGGTCATGGTTTGGAAGGGGATTTTAATCGTAAGGGATTATCTGCATTTTCAGGGCGTATTGGTCAACAAGTCGCAGCGCCTGGGGTTACAGTGGTGGACGACGGTACTCTGAAAGACCGACGGGGTTCTATTACAATTGATGATGAGGGAACTCCCTCTCAATGCACCACTTTGATTGAGAATGGTATTTTAGTGAATTACATGCAAGATAAACTGAATGCCAAATTAATGGGCATGCAATCTACAGGGAATTGCCGTCGAGAATCTTATGCCCATGTACCCATGCCCAGAATGACAAATACCTACATGCTGGCGGGACAGCATGATCCCGAGGAAATTATTCGTTCCGTGCAGCGGGGCTTATATGCGGTTAATTTTGGTGGAGGGCAAGTTGATATTACTTCGGGCCAATTTGTATTCTCTGCCAGCGAAGCCTATCTCATTGAAAATGGAAAAATTACTGCCCCTGTCAAAGGAGCAACTTTGATTGGTAATGGACCGGATGTGATGAAAAAAATCAGCATGATTGGCAATGATTTGGGACTGGATCGGGGAATAGGAGTTTGCGGTAAAGAAGGACAATCCGTTCCGGTTGGCGTAGGTCAACCTACTTTAAAAATAGATGCGTTGACAGTAGGTGGGACAAGTTAA
- a CDS encoding outer membrane protein has protein sequence MELKAIAIAALCVGFNGLAVAGAMGGVVPSPSKFYIGAEGGASISLDTQFAPKWGGIPLRIAATGNSDWNTDFGIGGFGGAFIGYQYNPNVAVQFTWDYRSGYDYFLHASYGVVPTDPNLYLEDQFSADDINIQTFLFDLILKPTVNWGGFVPYVKGGIGFAYNQIGTLRNVQHTFFGNPVTYDMRISGDSVTSFAWDAGVGADYFFNNKFSIGLGYRFVDAGTLNTDKTYYDAVNGTSGLITPFATKHVFLNEFVASVAYHFDFA, from the coding sequence ATGGAATTGAAGGCTATTGCTATAGCAGCCCTTTGTGTGGGATTTAACGGATTAGCTGTTGCTGGTGCTATGGGAGGTGTTGTTCCTTCTCCATCAAAATTTTATATTGGTGCTGAAGGTGGGGCCTCTATTTCTTTAGACACGCAATTTGCGCCCAAGTGGGGGGGGATACCTCTTCGTATCGCTGCAACCGGAAACTCTGACTGGAATACTGATTTCGGCATTGGGGGTTTTGGTGGTGCATTCATTGGTTATCAATACAACCCGAATGTAGCGGTTCAGTTTACATGGGATTATCGAAGTGGCTATGATTATTTTCTTCATGCCAGCTACGGAGTGGTACCTACTGACCCTAATTTATATCTCGAAGATCAATTTAGCGCAGATGATATTAATATCCAAACCTTCCTCTTTGATCTCATTTTAAAGCCTACTGTAAATTGGGGGGGCTTTGTCCCTTATGTTAAAGGGGGGATTGGTTTTGCTTACAATCAAATAGGAACGCTAAGAAATGTGCAGCATACATTTTTTGGTAATCCAGTAACTTATGACATGCGTATTTCTGGGGACTCAGTAACGAGCTTTGCCTGGGATGCAGGTGTTGGTGCTGATTATTTTTTCAATAACAAATTCAGTATCGGTCTGGGCTATCGATTTGTTGATGCGGGCACATTAAATACAGACAAAACCTATTACGATGCGGTCAATGGAACTTCAGGCCTTATCACGCCATTTGCAACAAAACATGTGTTTTTAAATGAGTTTGTGGCTTCTGTTGCTTACCATTTTGATTTTGCCTAA
- the mfd gene encoding transcription-repair coupling factor — translation MPINTLLYKPTQAKQIWGQLHGSSLALALAEYCQQTAGIKLLVAQDNLSANQLQAELKFFLNPASPQELLFFPDWETLPYDQFSPHQDIISERLYTLSRIQQVTDAIVITSASTLMHRLCPPEFLNQYALMLKEGQKLDLAAFRNQLQQSGYHCVNKVLEHGEFALRGSIIDVYPMGSGLPFRIELFDDEIESLREFDTETQRTIEKIKEINVLPAREFPLNEQSQLLFRRSFRELFPGNPSQCPIYEAISEGQFPSGIEYYLPLFFEKTVTFFDYLSENAKICLIENIQNNAEQFWQELNERYEQRRYDISRPILPPSACFINPTELLTKANEYEQLRLFQNHADKKGAVVNFNIVAGPQLPIDRKTQEPLSLLREYCSDLSRRYLIVVESAGRREVLLDLLKPSGITPKIHFSWHDFINDTAPICISTGDLISGCELREGKIIIIVESQLFGEQSTPQRRGTQKTVDPDLIIRDMAELRVGAPVVHLQFGVGRYQGLQHIESNGFASEFLVLTYAGDDKIYVPVTSLHLISRYTGVDSEHAPLHKLGSDQWQKEKKKAAEKIHDVAIELLDLYAKREAQPGHQYKLDHSEYIKFASAFPFTETPDQLQAIEQIIKDMESTRPMDRLICGDVGFGKTEVAMRAAFVAVQNNKQVCILVPTTLLAGQHFESFRDRFADFPINIELLSRFRSGKETEAVLSALKAGTVDIVIGTHKLFQRNIAFNNLGLLIIDEEHRFGVKQKEHIKSLRTHVDILSMTATPIPRTLNMAMAGIRDISLMTTPPAKRLAIKTFWQERKDSTIREAILREILRGGQVFFLHNNVETIERVGQDLQTLVPEAKIRTAHGQMRERELERVMSDFYHHRFNVLVCTTIIETGIDIPTANTIIIDRADKFGLAQLHQLRGRVGRSHHQAYAYLLSPNEKSLTRDAVKRLEAIVSLEDLGAGFTLATHDLEIRGAGELLGEEQSGNMQAIGFNLFMEMLDRAVNDLKAGKTPELSAPMHQGPEIDLRISAIIPEEYIPDIHNRLIMYKRIANAKNKEQLHDLQVELIDRFGLLPQQVKHLLLITELKLKAEKMGIQKISAGAQQGKLEFSENPSIDPGVLIHLIQVHAKRYQLDGPHRLRFNLDSTTSEERIFEIGALLNKLSGNDAK, via the coding sequence ATGCCCATAAATACTTTACTCTATAAACCGACACAGGCGAAACAAATATGGGGTCAACTCCATGGAAGCAGCTTAGCACTAGCACTTGCTGAATATTGCCAACAAACTGCGGGGATTAAGTTATTGGTTGCACAAGATAATCTCAGTGCTAATCAATTACAAGCAGAATTGAAATTTTTTCTCAACCCTGCTTCGCCGCAAGAATTATTGTTTTTTCCGGATTGGGAAACACTTCCTTATGACCAATTCTCACCTCATCAGGACATAATATCCGAACGGTTGTATACTTTAAGCCGCATACAACAAGTAACCGATGCGATTGTCATTACATCGGCAAGCACCTTGATGCATAGACTTTGTCCACCGGAGTTTTTGAACCAATATGCTTTAATGCTGAAAGAAGGGCAAAAGCTGGACTTGGCTGCATTTCGTAATCAATTACAACAATCTGGTTATCATTGTGTGAATAAGGTCCTCGAACATGGTGAATTTGCCTTGCGCGGCTCCATTATCGATGTTTATCCAATGGGATCTGGTTTGCCTTTTCGTATTGAGCTTTTTGACGACGAAATTGAAAGTTTGCGGGAGTTTGATACCGAAACCCAACGTACAATTGAAAAAATAAAAGAAATTAATGTATTGCCTGCGCGCGAATTTCCTTTAAACGAACAAAGCCAACTCCTGTTCCGACGTTCTTTCAGAGAGCTTTTTCCGGGAAATCCCAGTCAATGCCCTATTTATGAAGCGATTAGCGAGGGGCAATTCCCCTCCGGGATTGAATATTATTTGCCTTTATTTTTTGAAAAAACCGTTACTTTTTTTGATTACCTTTCGGAAAATGCCAAAATTTGCCTGATTGAAAACATCCAGAATAATGCCGAACAATTCTGGCAAGAATTGAACGAGCGTTATGAACAAAGAAGATATGATATCAGCAGGCCTATTTTACCTCCTTCAGCATGCTTTATTAATCCAACCGAATTATTAACGAAAGCCAATGAATACGAACAACTTCGACTGTTCCAAAACCATGCGGATAAAAAGGGGGCAGTGGTTAATTTTAATATTGTGGCAGGACCACAATTACCTATAGACAGGAAAACTCAAGAGCCTTTAAGCCTGCTGCGCGAATATTGCTCCGATTTATCCCGCCGGTATTTGATAGTGGTCGAAAGTGCAGGACGGCGGGAAGTGTTGCTTGATTTGCTGAAACCAAGTGGCATCACCCCCAAAATACACTTCTCATGGCATGATTTTATAAATGATACTGCTCCAATCTGCATCAGTACGGGCGACCTCATTTCTGGGTGCGAACTCCGAGAAGGTAAGATTATTATCATTGTTGAATCTCAATTATTTGGTGAACAAAGTACCCCTCAAAGACGAGGTACCCAAAAAACAGTTGATCCCGACTTGATTATCCGTGATATGGCCGAGTTACGGGTTGGTGCGCCAGTGGTCCATCTTCAATTTGGTGTGGGACGTTATCAGGGGTTACAACATATAGAATCCAATGGATTTGCCAGTGAATTTTTAGTCCTTACCTATGCCGGCGACGACAAAATTTATGTCCCGGTAACCTCTCTTCACTTAATCAGCCGCTATACCGGTGTTGATAGTGAACATGCGCCTTTGCATAAGCTTGGCTCCGATCAATGGCAAAAAGAAAAGAAAAAAGCCGCTGAGAAAATTCACGATGTTGCTATCGAATTACTTGATCTTTATGCAAAAAGAGAAGCGCAGCCTGGACATCAGTACAAATTAGACCATAGTGAATACATTAAATTTGCCAGTGCTTTTCCATTTACAGAAACTCCTGATCAACTGCAAGCCATCGAACAAATTATAAAAGATATGGAATCTACCAGGCCCATGGATCGATTAATTTGTGGGGATGTAGGTTTTGGTAAAACCGAAGTTGCCATGCGTGCCGCATTTGTGGCGGTGCAAAATAATAAACAAGTATGCATTCTGGTGCCAACAACCTTGCTTGCAGGACAGCATTTTGAATCTTTCCGTGATCGATTTGCCGACTTCCCTATCAACATTGAATTACTTTCACGCTTTCGTTCGGGTAAAGAAACTGAAGCCGTTCTGTCTGCTTTAAAAGCAGGAACCGTGGATATAGTCATTGGAACCCACAAACTATTTCAGCGTAATATAGCTTTCAACAATCTTGGTTTGCTTATTATCGATGAAGAGCATCGTTTTGGTGTAAAACAAAAAGAGCACATCAAATCCCTGCGTACCCATGTCGATATTCTATCCATGACTGCAACTCCCATTCCCCGAACGTTGAATATGGCAATGGCAGGAATCAGGGATATCTCATTGATGACCACCCCTCCCGCCAAACGTCTGGCAATCAAAACCTTCTGGCAAGAGAGAAAAGATTCCACCATCCGGGAAGCCATTCTCAGGGAGATCCTTAGAGGCGGGCAAGTATTTTTCCTGCACAATAATGTCGAAACCATTGAGCGCGTAGGTCAAGATTTGCAAACTTTAGTACCGGAGGCAAAAATCCGTACAGCCCATGGGCAAATGCGTGAGCGTGAGTTAGAACGCGTCATGTCTGATTTTTATCATCATCGTTTCAATGTACTGGTGTGTACAACAATCATTGAAACCGGCATCGACATTCCTACCGCCAATACTATAATTATCGATCGTGCGGATAAATTTGGATTAGCGCAACTGCATCAGTTACGGGGCCGCGTGGGGCGTTCCCACCATCAAGCCTATGCATACCTCCTTTCCCCCAATGAAAAATCGTTAACTCGCGATGCGGTCAAGCGTTTGGAAGCCATTGTATCCCTTGAAGATTTGGGCGCAGGTTTCACTTTAGCTACCCATGATCTGGAAATCCGTGGTGCAGGCGAGCTTTTAGGCGAAGAGCAAAGCGGGAACATGCAGGCAATCGGATTTAATTTATTTATGGAAATGCTTGACCGCGCAGTGAATGATTTAAAAGCGGGCAAAACTCCTGAGTTATCCGCACCTATGCACCAGGGGCCTGAGATTGATCTGCGAATCAGCGCAATTATTCCTGAGGAGTACATACCCGATATCCATAATCGTCTTATTATGTATAAGAGGATTGCAAATGCGAAAAATAAAGAGCAATTGCATGACTTACAAGTGGAATTAATAGATCGGTTCGGTCTCCTACCCCAACAGGTTAAGCATTTATTATTGATTACCGAATTGAAATTAAAAGCAGAAAAGATGGGTATTCAAAAAATCAGTGCGGGTGCGCAGCAGGGGAAACTGGAGTTTTCTGAAAATCCTTCCATTGACCCGGGGGTTTTAATCCATTTAATTCAAGTTCATGCCAAGAGATACCAACTGGATGGACCTCACCGTCTACGCTTTAATCTTGACAGCACCACCTCGGAAGAACGGATTTTTGAAATTGGTGCTTTGCTTAATAAATTATCGGGGAATGATGCCAAATAA
- a CDS encoding pentapeptide repeat-containing protein produces MAVFKDNNYVNQTFTNLTLEKEHHDRLNFENCKFIQCKFVEAVFSHTRFTDCDFTSCDLSLAKFPGCKFSEVSFKNSKLIGINWTELNWPLIKLTSPLYFYSCNLSHSSFYGLELSNLLIEECKAHDIDFRDANLSHASFAESDLLNSLFLHTNLNSANFTNAINYTIDPNENRIKRARFSFPDVLTLLNYFDIIIEGSPLHD; encoded by the coding sequence ATGGCTGTTTTTAAAGACAATAACTACGTGAATCAAACGTTCACTAATTTAACCCTTGAAAAAGAACATCATGATCGCCTCAACTTTGAAAATTGTAAGTTCATACAATGCAAATTTGTTGAAGCTGTATTCAGTCATACTCGATTCACAGACTGTGATTTTACATCTTGCGATCTTTCACTGGCGAAATTTCCAGGCTGTAAATTCTCAGAGGTTTCCTTCAAAAATTCAAAACTCATTGGGATAAATTGGACGGAATTAAATTGGCCATTAATCAAACTTACAAGCCCCCTATACTTTTATAGCTGCAATTTAAGCCATTCCAGTTTTTATGGATTGGAACTCTCCAATTTGCTTATTGAAGAATGCAAAGCTCACGATATTGATTTTAGAGACGCAAATTTAAGTCATGCCAGTTTTGCAGAATCCGATTTACTGAACAGCCTGTTTCTTCATACCAATTTGAACTCTGCGAATTTTACCAATGCCATCAACTACACCATTGATCCGAATGAAAACAGGATAAAACGAGCGCGTTTTTCATTTCCTGATGTTCTAACCTTGCTCAATTATTTTGATATCATTATTGAAGGCTCCCCTCTCCATGACTAA
- a CDS encoding DNA recombination protein RmuC, translated as MQFLSSTISLEGVICVLALQFLFLIWLVIKQNQQKKQSMQLHEKTLETFTSQLHQMHLNVSEKMAQGQLMTQQLIHDTVQKQMTDVREQINHSFKQHASALTSHLQLLTEEIRNHLHVLTQQVNSKLTEGFEKTSSTFIDVVKRLTIIDEAQKKITELSNHVVSLQDVLVDKKARGAFGEVQLATLISNMIPPNHFEMQYTLSNQKRADCILFLPEPTGNVVIDAKFPLETYQRLLCADAGSVEKKSLQQQFRQDIQKHIKDIAEKYIIPNETTDGAMMFIPAESIFAEIHANYPDLIALSQRLKVWLVSPSTLMAVLTTAKAVLKDDATRKQVHIIQKHLQALADDFQRFEKRMDKLSKHINLAHQDVSDVNTSAKKITSRFQKIESVDIELDELELIETDASIE; from the coding sequence ATGCAATTTTTATCTTCAACCATTTCCCTAGAGGGCGTGATTTGTGTTTTAGCCCTCCAGTTCCTCTTTTTAATTTGGCTTGTGATCAAACAAAACCAACAAAAAAAACAAAGTATGCAGTTGCATGAAAAGACACTTGAAACCTTTACTTCCCAATTACATCAAATGCATCTGAATGTCAGCGAAAAAATGGCCCAGGGACAATTGATGACGCAGCAATTGATCCATGATACCGTGCAAAAGCAGATGACTGATGTCCGCGAACAAATAAATCACAGTTTTAAACAGCATGCCAGCGCCCTCACTTCGCATTTACAGTTACTCACTGAAGAAATTCGTAATCATCTTCACGTGTTGACCCAACAAGTGAACAGTAAGTTAACCGAGGGATTTGAAAAAACCTCCTCCACATTTATTGATGTAGTGAAACGGTTAACTATCATTGATGAAGCGCAGAAGAAAATCACGGAATTATCCAATCACGTAGTCAGCTTGCAAGATGTGCTGGTCGATAAAAAAGCACGCGGGGCATTTGGTGAAGTACAGCTCGCTACTTTAATTAGTAACATGATTCCCCCCAATCATTTTGAAATGCAATATACTCTTAGCAATCAAAAACGCGCTGATTGCATTTTATTCTTACCTGAGCCCACTGGTAATGTGGTCATTGATGCCAAGTTTCCTCTGGAAACATACCAACGGCTTCTATGTGCTGATGCAGGTTCGGTTGAAAAGAAATCTCTTCAACAACAATTTCGTCAAGACATTCAAAAACACATTAAAGACATTGCAGAAAAATACATTATACCGAATGAAACTACAGATGGTGCCATGATGTTTATTCCTGCGGAATCCATTTTTGCAGAAATTCATGCCAATTATCCCGATCTGATCGCCCTTTCCCAGCGCTTAAAAGTATGGCTGGTTTCACCAAGTACATTAATGGCAGTGTTAACAACTGCCAAGGCTGTGCTTAAGGATGACGCCACTCGCAAACAAGTTCACATCATCCAAAAACATCTGCAAGCACTGGCAGATGATTTCCAACGTTTTGAAAAAAGGATGGACAAACTTTCAAAACATATCAATTTAGCGCATCAAGATGTAAGTGATGTGAATACGTCGGCTAAAAAAATTACTTCCCGTTTTCAAAAAATTGAATCCGTGGATATTGAATTAGATGAGTTAGAACTGATTGAAACCGATGCCTCCATTGAATGA